Part of the Saccharomyces kudriavzevii IFO 1802 strain IFO1802 genome assembly, chromosome: 8 genome is shown below.
ACTTGTGTTTGGTATCTTACCACTTTTTCCATTCAGATTGTTTATAGGGGCAAATgcatactttttttttctctttgtttgCTTTGATGATGtcttctttgaatcatTATGAGCAGGCTCTTTTTCCTCTATTAACGTCTTTACAGGCGAGATGGATATACTCGCTGAcctcttgttcttctgtGGCGTTCCTGGCATCCTCACCGTCTCTTCTACCGTTAGCGTTGACTTGCACAAAATGTGATGCTTGCTTGGATGGTTATTTCCGCCGTTTTATTTTGAGGACCGTATGGAGAACCGTGAATTTATCACAAAATACATGATTCAAGCTCTTTCACGAATAGTCGATCAGTTCTAAATACATGCACTTTCTTTCTGCCGCGCGGATCCTCAGTTTCGcgaaatgaaaacaaagtaTCCACTCACATGAAAAGGGTAAATGAATGAATGGCCTTGTGGATGGTTCATTATCACTCTGTTGGTTTATTGAATAGAATCACAATCCAGTGGCAATCTTTCATACTTCTATGAATCTATGTGGCACAAAAAACAGGGCAAAAAGCGTGGAACTCCCAGCTCGTTGCCTCGCATATTTCACAACTTCTAAATTTCACTGGCCTGATATGCTATTATAGTTATATACTTGGCTATAACAAAAATGCATCAGTGATTATACTTATAAATTTATATGTCTATTTAAATACAATGGCCCAAGCCCCCATCGGTGGATAAACTTAGCTGAACACGTCTGCTTGTTCGGCTTCCAACTCTTCATCACCAGCTAGTTCGTTAAACTGTAAGAAGTGTACAGGACGATGCATCTCATTATAAAACTCCAGAGGTATACCGTACTTGAAATTGTAGTCACCTTCGTGGTTGAATGCTGTGCCCATAAATGTGTAGTTCCAAATATTTCTCGATGGGATTATAAAATTGCCCATGATACGGTCAGAGAGTAGTAGTTGAGCGTGCGTGCTGAAGGTAGGTTCAAATCCTTCAGATATCAAATTTGTTACGTCCTTGTTCTCTTCACCCCACTGGTAACCTTCATTAGTTAGATTATAAGCACTCAACGATATGGATCCCGGAgcagaaaaaatggaaatatCAATGCAatctcttttcttgtttgcAAAATGAGTAGAGTGAGTTGTTACTTCAGCTGCAGTCATAAATTTAAGTTCTTCGGTTTGAGTATGAATCCAACCTAGCAGCTCTAGTTCTTCAGTGTCCGGGAGGCCTCCAACGTCAGGGATGTTACTTATTTGAACGGAACCTACGTGGCCTAACTGAGGAACTAACGCAACTGTTTTAATCTCCTTTACCTTCGGATGATCCTTGGCTGATCTACCGTAAATGAAGGCAGCTACCTGGATTTTCACATCGGATATCTCAATAAACTTCTTTAATAAATTTCTCGGAAGAACGTAGACATTTTGCTCCTCCACGAAGTCATCAGCTGAGATGTAGGTGTTTTTCAATCTCAAATGTAACAATGTATTAGCAATGGCAGACTTTCTCCACTCATTCTTTGAGCTAAATGTTTGGCTTTCATAATCAGCAGAAGTTACCACAACTATTTCCTCACCTTGCGCGTTTATGGTTTTGGTTTTCATAACGGTCGATGCGCCGACTGTTTCTTCACCATCTTGCTTTTCAGTTCTAGCAGCTTCCAATTCAGCCATTTTCTGTCTTTTGACAGATGGGGCCTTGATGTTTTGACCCAATATgatatctttgatttcGGTTTGAGTTAAGGCAGATATATTCACATTATACTTTTTGCCGTACTCtgtcaaaatcaaatctcTCATTTGAGATTCAATATTAATCCATTGTTCGTCAGTGAATGAGGGCCATAAATGGTATGATTTGATAGGGATCGTTGGATCACTGAGTAAAATCATTTTAGcaccttcttcatttgTTTTCAGGGCTCTCAAAAGTAATGTAAGCCTTGAAAATGCCGTGTACGAAGAAATGCGTTCCAACCAATCATCATaaatgttgaaaagaacCATTTGAGGTTCAGTGGCTTTCATGACAACATCAGAAAGTTTATCTATTGACATCGCAGCTGAAAATGGTAACCTTAGCTCCGTCGGCCTGATCGCTATGTTAGGGAAGTCAAGCATATGAACTTCTAAAGGGTCAAGCATTGCCTTTCTCGTGACAATGATTTGTTTTGGTTGTTCTTCTTTAGGTAATGATCTTACAAGAGCACTAACTTCTTCGGCCGTTTTCCATTTTGCCAACTGACTTAAACGTTTTTGACCGGCCCATACAGAAGTATGgataattttcaagaatagATGGCCAGTTTTAGGGTTTAAAGTAAAAATACAACCATTGATTGCCTTCGTGGCAACGTTTCCCTCAAAGGTCTTGTGCACAGTGACTCTATAAACATTAGTGTCGTCCACGAAAAGTTTAATATCGTTATTGAATAATTCAGCATAGTTTGAAGAGTTTAAAAACGGCTCCTGTACACTAGACTGATATATTTGAAGACCTTTTCTGATACGCTCGCGAAGGACATATAGTGCTGGGTTAGCTTTCATAATTGTTCTCATACTATTTTGCACCAAAGGCTTCAATCCGTCAAACCAATTACCATAGGCATCGTACATGTTATAAGCCAAATCAATACCAATCATGACACCTGTTGGTGAGGGGTACATGCTTACGTTATCCGTCGTATAGTCCAGGAATTTCGCTCTTACGTAACGAGATATATCATGGGAATCATAATCACCATATCTCAATTGCACATCAAACCACATCTTATTGGTGACTAAACCCTTAAAGTTATCATTTGTTTCATGCAATAGGGAAGGTTTTGAAACTTCCCATTTAAAGACACTTTCCATAATGATATCTGCGGCTGATGAGTTCATTTTGTATGATTTACGAGGATGAACGGCTTCTTTCGTTACAGATTCGATTTGTAAAACATCTAGCTCTCCATCAAGAATTTGgcaaatatcaaaaactaTACTTTCATGTATCTTTTGCCACAAATGAGCACGGAAAATTTGTATTAAAGATATCTTTAGTGTGGGAATTTTACCATGAAGGAAAATACCGGTCAGATCTAACTGCACCAAAAAACCAACATACACGTTTGCCCTATTAATAGTTGGTGACCACCATAAAGTGAATCTACGGTTTGGAATTTGGCTTAAACCGGTTCTTTGAGCATGAGtcaactttttgaattgcATGGAATCCTCAAAACCTGATGCTTTTTCCCAGAATAAACCTTCCCATGAATTAAAGCCTGTTCCCTTGAATAGAGTATGTTCCAAAATGGTTTCAATACCTCCGAGGGCCTGAATAACGTCGGTTCTATATGCATTCAGGTTCCATAATTTACCATCATGGTGGGAGTTTGTCCACCAAAATGGACTATTCCTTTCTAAAGAGTATTGCTTAAATTCTCTACGAATTCTGTGACCCCTATCATAAGCCAGAGTGTGTCTATCTCTCTGGAACAAGGTACTAATACGTGGTATACCACGATCCCATGATCCTTCAAGCTCTTCAAAAGCCAATCTTCTATTCTGCTGAATAGCCTCCTGTCGCTTCGTTGCATATTCTGCCCACACCCTTTGAGAGTCCAAGAATTCATTTTCCCAGGTAGTGATGTAACGGAAAATCGTAGGGATCAATTTTTCGTCCTCATGTGTCATACCAGCACGAAAATGGGTGATTCCCGTATCAGTCTGTTTTGACCAACTCAAATCCGATGCGGGGATTAAAATATGAGACGCACTAATCATACCTAAACCACCAAGTTCCTTTGGCGTATAGAAAACGGCAGGTGGAAATCTTGTTGgcatttttgaattaaGACCTAGTTTAACACGATTTTGAATTCGTGTTTCTCCTTTTACGAGGATATCTAGTAAAGGTTCTGTAGCCACGATAGCTTCTCTGAAGTAAGTAAAAAGGGATATCAACGAGGTGTTCCATTTTGCGGCGACTTTGGTGAAGGTAGTTGAACCGGATGCCATTAGTATACCTCTTATTCTGCTGTCGAATTTatcgatttcttcttgagaTACTTTCAAGTATGCTTTTGCTGTCCTttgctttgatttttcgTCAATTAAATCCCAAACACCTTCGTCATTAGAAACCACTTCCTCCATCCTTTGTCTTGGCAAAATTCTAACTTCAAATCCACACATAGAGAAGAGCAAATTCGGATTGCTTTTGCTGTACACCGAAACGAATGCACTTTGCCATTTAATGGATGTTAATGAATTCGGTACCCTGCCTTGAACTTCCCAGAACACAGCTCGCCCTAGGTTTACGTCCTGGCGGATTAATCTCATACGTGAATCTTTGGGCCAACAccttttattattatatcCGATGCTGTTTTCAAAGTTTGGATCTGGATTTTCCCTCAAGTATTCATCAGTTAGTTCATCCCcctcatcttcttcaaagtgAAAgatcatatatatacgaTCCAAATATCTGGTGTAAAGTCTGATCGGATGCGCCTTTTCTATATCTTTGCTCTTGAATTGCATAAATTCGTTTGGATTGTTAGCTGGGCCAGCCAAATCTGCAGCTCTCTCTTGACCCAGTAATAACAGGTCTATAACTAATCCATAATATTGAAATATGAAAGAGGCAAACTTTAATCCACGTATTAAACCATATTTGTTAACGTGGCTCATATCCTTGAAGTTAATGAcaacattattttttgcagTGATGTAGTCAGCAATATTTGGGTCCACAATCAGACGAAGTAATCTATTAAGTAAAGTCAAGTCAATTTTTTCGGCCATTTCACCTAGCGTGGTCTCAAGTAAAACTGTAGATTGACCTCTGGTCACATCCCAAATTTCAGATAAGTTGTTTATACCCTGGGTCCACTTATATACCAGGAGAGGCGGAATCTCTGAATCACTTGGTTTTATCCAGTTAGGGAAAAGCTTTCGTTGATCAGCTTCGTACCACAAATACTGATCGAGATATGCATCTGTAATCTTTTCCAATGGATCAACTGAATAAACGGGAGAGATGTTCTGGTAGTTCTCCGTCATAGTTATATCAACAGGCTTAAAAACGCGCTGTGTCAATAAGTATTTCTTGATTCTGTTTAGAGTATCATGAGGATTATCATAAGCCTCTTCTATCAAGGCAAGTTCTTCTCTTTCAGATGCATTTAAACGCACTTTTGATGCATAAACATCCTTCAAGTCTTCCAGCGCAAGAACCAGAATTTTGGTATCATTTTTGTAGGTCAAAGGTGGAAATGGTATCGGCGAAAAACTCCTTGATTCAAGCCAGTCAACCATAACAGAGAATATTGTCGTAGCTTCTTCAGGAGTTATCTCAGGACCGTTTTTCTGTATTTGCTTTTGCCGTTCCTGCTCATGTTTGATCCAAAGCCTCGTTAGTCGTCCAAGGTTTTTCTTAACCACAATCTTTTCGATGTGAGCGCCCCGCTTTATGCGTTCTCGATTATAATGAGCCGCTGATACCCAGGCATCGGCTTTGGCTTTAATGTACCGctcaattatttttttgattggaGCTGGCATCCCAGGAACGTCCCAAGTAATATTGGCTTTCCAACACCTCCACGCTTCACTTAAATGTTGCAGTATAGTTCTTGCCTTTTTCTGCCGGATACTCTCGGGCATCATTTCCAGAATGTCATCCATGACCGAGTTCCTTAATTCGAGGTCGTAATATGCATCAAGTCTTTGTTTAGTTGTAGTTTTAACGATTTCATTGGAACGCCCTTCAAATTGACGCGTGATTAGGTTACCGATATATCTTTCGAGTAGTGGTATGGTGCCTCTTAGAAAGCTTAGCCAAACTCTCCATGCAGGTTGCCAAAATCCACAACCAGGCCCCTTACCCaagtttttattgaatttgtAATAAATGACGTGTTTTAGATCCTTGCATGCACGAATTTGATGCATTACTTTATATTTATAACGATAAATACCAGTGAGCTGTCCTAAGTGGTTTAAAATATAATGTATGCCGTCTGCTAATTGGAAAGAGTCAACATTTCCTAATCTGAATTGCACGTGTGTATCAACGATCAGTTTCATTAGTTTAAGTAACTCTCGCATTAAGTGAAATGAGTTTCCAAGTCTTGATTTCTTACGTTCTTTTGTCGTTAAGGTTTTCGTTGGTTTTAAGTTGAAATTATAGTCGAGGTGTAAATAAGTCAGGCCCTTTCTGTGTATTAGTAAATTTAACATATTGTGTCCTTGACGGCACAACTGGAGTCCTGCCTCCACCCAGTCAATCGTTGTTTGctgaaaatatttggtGTTTTTCAGGTTCTTCAGTAATTTCGTTTTGCTGTGGCCTGTAGCCGGAGAACTGTGTAATTCATTAAGCACGTAGTTTTTTAGTAATTTTTGGTAAGATACTCTAACTTTAATGGGATATTCTTCATCGGGATGCTGTAAAAACCATTTTTTAGCCAGAGCAACATCTTGTGCCCTTACCATTTTTCCTTGAGTTCTATTGAAAGGAAAGGGCGCGTTGTATAATGCCATAGCGTCTTTTGTATTTGGTAAGACGatctcttcttcctcagCCAAAATAGGCGCAAAATGTTCAGGTAGAGTAAAATCCTCAATCTCTTCTGCTTTTGATGTGTTACTGGACGTAGTATCATCAACAAGACGAGGTATTGGATTTAAGGATGGatcgaagaaaaatgcGGATGTATCGTAATCTTCGTCGTTCTGAATAATGCACGACACTGGATTATTATACCAAGGAATTTTCACTGAACGAGGTCTTGAATTATATAGGTGAGGGTATGCCACCCTGTATTCGCTTCTTATAGGAACCCTAAATAT
Proteins encoded:
- the PRP8 gene encoding U4/U6-U5 snRNP complex subunit PRP8 (similar to Saccharomyces cerevisiae PRP8 (YHR165C); ancestral locus Anc_5.73), yielding MSGIPPPPPGFEENEDLAFPPPPPPPPPGFEFEGLNNPLKPPPVNDDPFFPPPPPPPGAFEVNIERTMGTALPPPPPPPSDPDGFEFSTDNNDKLRGKRKLGTLKGSFITRKERKRQKKLAKTAGTDNLYTPKAEMPPEHLRKIINSHSDMASKMYNTDKKAFLGALKYLPHAILKLLENMPQPWEQAKEVKVLYHTSGAITFVNETPRVIEPVYTAQWSAMWIAMRREKRDRTHFKRMRFPPFDDDEPPLSYEQHIENIEPLDPINLPLDSQDDEYVKNWLYDSRPLEEDSKKVNGTSYKKWNFELPEMSNLYRLSTPLRDEVTDKNYYYLFDKKTFLNGKALNNAIPGGPKFEPLYPREEDEDYNEFNSIDRVIFRVPIRSEYRVAYPHLYNSRPRSVKIPWYNNPVSCIIQNDEDYDTSAFFFDPSLNPIPRLVDDTTSSNTSKAEEIEDFTLPEHFAPILAEEEEIVLPNTKDAMALYNAPFPFNRTQGKMVRAQDVALAKKWFLQHPDEEYPIKVRVSYQKLLKNYVLNELHSSPATGHSKTKLLKNLKNTKYFQQTTIDWVEAGLQLCRQGHNMLNLLIHRKGLTYLHLDYNFNLKPTKTLTTKERKKSRLGNSFHLMRELLKLMKLIVDTHVQFRLGNVDSFQLADGIHYILNHLGQLTGIYRYKYKVMHQIRACKDLKHVIYYKFNKNLGKGPGCGFWQPAWRVWLSFLRGTIPLLERYIGNLITRQFEGRSNEIVKTTTKQRLDAYYDLELRNSVMDDILEMMPESIRQKKARTILQHLSEAWRCWKANITWDVPGMPAPIKKIIERYIKAKADAWVSAAHYNRERIKRGAHIEKIVVKKNLGRLTRLWIKHEQERQKQIQKNGPEITPEEATTIFSVMVDWLESRSFSPIPFPPLTYKNDTKILVLALEDLKDVYASKVRLNASEREELALIEEAYDNPHDTLNRIKKYLLTQRVFKPVDITMTENYQNISPVYSVDPLEKITDAYLDQYLWYEADQRKLFPNWIKPSDSEIPPLLVYKWTQGINNLSEIWDVTRGQSTVLLETTLGEMAEKIDLTLLNRLLRLIVDPNIADYITAKNNVVINFKDMSHVNKYGLIRGLKFASFIFQYYGLVIDLLLLGQERAADLAGPANNPNEFMQFKSKDIEKAHPIRLYTRYLDRIYMIFHFEEDEGDELTDEYLRENPDPNFENSIGYNNKRCWPKDSRMRLIRQDVNLGRAVFWEVQGRVPNSLTSIKWQSAFVSVYSKSNPNLLFSMCGFEVRILPRQRMEEVVSNDEGVWDLIDEKSKQRTAKAYLKVSQEEIDKFDSRIRGILMASGSTTFTKVAAKWNTSLISLFTYFREAIVATEPLLDILVKGETRIQNRVKLGLNSKMPTRFPPAVFYTPKELGGLGMISASHILIPASDLSWSKQTDTGITHFRAGMTHEDEKLIPTIFRYITTWENEFLDSQRVWAEYATKRQEAIQQNRRLAFEELEGSWDRGIPRISTLFQRDRHTLAYDRGHRIRREFKQYSLERNSPFWWTNSHHDGKLWNLNAYRTDVIQALGGIETILEHTLFKGTGFNSWEGLFWEKASGFEDSMQFKKLTHAQRTGLSQIPNRRFTLWWSPTINRANVYVGFLVQLDLTGIFLHGKIPTLKISLIQIFRAHLWQKIHESIVFDICQILDGELDVLQIESVTKEAVHPRKSYKMNSSAADIIMESVFKWEVSKPSLLHETNDNFKGLVTNKMWFDVQLRYGDYDSHDISRYVRAKFLDYTTDNVSMYPSPTGVMIGIDLAYNMYDAYGNWFDGLKPLVQNSMRTIMKANPALYVLRERIRKGLQIYQSSVQEPFLNSSNYAELFNNDIKLFVDDTNVYRVTVHKTFEGNVATKAINGCIFTLNPKTGHLFLKIIHTSVWAGQKRLSQLAKWKTAEEVSALVRSLPKEEQPKQIIVTRKAMLDPLEVHMLDFPNIAIRPTELRLPFSAAMSIDKLSDVVMKATEPQMVLFNIYDDWLERISSYTAFSRLTLLLRALKTNEEGAKMILLSDPTIPIKSYHLWPSFTDEQWINIESQMRDLILTEYGKKYNVNISALTQTEIKDIILGQNIKAPSVKRQKMAELEAARTEKQDGEETVGASTVMKTKTINAQGEEIVVVTSADYESQTFSSKNEWRKSAIANTLLHLRLKNTYISADDFVEEQNVYVLPRNLLKKFIEISDVKIQVAAFIYGRSAKDHPKVKEIKTVALVPQLGHVGSVQISNIPDVGGLPDTEELELLGWIHTQTEELKFMTAAEVTTHSTHFANKKRDCIDISIFSAPGSISLSAYNLTNEGYQWGEENKDVTNLISEGFEPTFSTHAQLLLSDRIMGNFIIPSRNIWNYTFMGTAFNHEGDYNFKYGIPLEFYNEMHRPVHFLQFNELAGDEELEAEQADVFS